In Dysgonomonadaceae bacterium zrk40, one genomic interval encodes:
- a CDS encoding glycosyltransferase produces the protein MDISVVIPLYNEEESLPELHDWIRRVMEEQGFSYEIIFVDDGSTDGSWQVISQLRKESEKVKAIKFRRNYGKSPALHCAFEKAQGEVVITMDADLQDSPDEIPELYRMVSEEGYDLVSGWKKKRYDAKITKNLPSKLFNATARSVSGIRLHDFNCGLKAYKSALAKDIEIYNDMHRYIPVLAKNAGYRKITEKVVQHQARKYGSSKFGASRFVNGYLDLMTLWFLNRFGRKPMHFFGLWGSLMFLIGFVAVILVGAIKLYDMHHGNPYTLVTDSPYFYISLTMMVLGTLLFLAGFLGELVSRNSPERNHYRVEEEI, from the coding sequence ATGGATATTTCAGTTGTAATTCCGCTCTACAACGAAGAAGAATCCCTTCCCGAACTGCATGACTGGATCCGCCGCGTCATGGAGGAGCAGGGTTTCAGTTACGAAATCATCTTCGTGGATGACGGCAGCACCGATGGCTCCTGGCAGGTGATCAGCCAACTCCGCAAAGAGTCGGAAAAGGTGAAGGCAATCAAGTTCAGACGCAACTACGGCAAATCGCCTGCCCTCCACTGTGCCTTCGAAAAAGCGCAGGGGGAGGTGGTGATCACCATGGATGCTGACCTGCAGGACAGTCCCGACGAGATCCCCGAGCTTTACCGCATGGTCAGCGAGGAGGGATATGACCTGGTCTCCGGATGGAAGAAAAAACGATACGACGCCAAGATCACCAAGAACCTCCCATCGAAGCTGTTCAACGCCACCGCACGCAGTGTGTCGGGCATCAGGCTGCATGACTTCAACTGCGGGCTGAAAGCCTATAAGAGTGCACTGGCGAAGGATATTGAGATCTATAACGACATGCACCGTTACATTCCCGTGCTGGCGAAGAACGCCGGCTACCGGAAGATCACGGAGAAAGTGGTGCAGCACCAGGCGCGCAAGTACGGCAGCAGTAAGTTTGGAGCCAGCCGCTTCGTGAATGGCTACCTCGACCTGATGACGCTCTGGTTCCTGAACCGCTTCGGACGGAAGCCGATGCACTTCTTCGGTCTCTGGGGAAGCCTGATGTTCCTGATCGGTTTCGTTGCCGTGATCCTGGTGGGTGCGATAAAACTCTATGACATGCACCATGGCAACCCCTATACGCTGGTCACCGACTCCCCCTATTTCTACATCTCCCTCACCATGATGGTACTGGGAACCTTGCTCTTCCTCGCCGGGTTCCTGGGTGAGCTGGTCTCCCGGAATTCGCCGGAGCGAAACCATTACAGGGTTGAAGAAGAGATTTAG
- a CDS encoding DUF4199 domain-containing protein translates to MESNKNQILNYAMQAGLVLGVYWVFKYLFVITGELHPLLSFIGTILSIGTPLLLFYFLVKYNREGTNGEMRFGEGIQFSILLFFFASLLESLMVLLHVKWIDPLYIGGIYEAMMQMASQMPIGKELAAQLTDQPLPGAITYVFSNVIMADVFLGLILSLLIVPLAMRYKRNETA, encoded by the coding sequence ATGGAATCGAATAAAAATCAGATACTGAACTACGCCATGCAGGCCGGATTGGTACTGGGAGTATACTGGGTGTTCAAGTACCTGTTTGTGATCACCGGTGAGCTGCATCCGCTGCTTAGCTTCATCGGAACCATACTGAGCATCGGCACCCCGCTGTTGCTCTTCTACTTCCTGGTGAAATACAACCGTGAGGGAACGAACGGTGAGATGCGCTTCGGTGAGGGGATTCAGTTCTCCATCCTGCTCTTCTTCTTTGCCTCCCTGCTTGAATCGCTGATGGTACTGCTGCATGTGAAATGGATTGACCCTCTTTACATCGGCGGCATCTACGAGGCAATGATGCAGATGGCCTCACAAATGCCCATCGGCAAAGAGTTGGCAGCCCAACTGACAGATCAGCCACTGCCGGGAGCAATCACCTACGTCTTCAGCAATGTGATCATGGCCGATGTCTTTCTGGGGCTGATCCTTTCGCTGCTGATCGTCCCCCTCGCCATGCGATACAAAAGAAATGAAACAGCATAA
- a CDS encoding uracil-xanthine permease gives MENKKQLSPALKTVVGVQFLFVAFGATVLVPLLVGLDPSTALFTAGIGTLIFHLVTKGMVPIFLGSSFAFIAPILKATELYGLPGTLSGLIAVGAVYFLMSALVKWQGVNLIKRLFPPVVIGPVIMLIGLSLAGTGVNMASEDWLLAIIALVTAIVVSMYAKGLLKLIPIFAGIIVGFTVAAIMGRVDFSGVAAAPWLGLPQFVKPEFSWEAILFLIPVAIAPVIEHVGDVFTVSQVAGKDFVKTPGLHRTMLGDGIACCLAGLIGGPPVTTYSEVTGAMVLTKVTDPAVIRIAAITGIIFSMVAKVSALLKAIPGAVLGGIMLLLFGMIAATGVNNMVQNRTDMSNSRNLIIVSLILTTGIGGAILQVGTVSMTGIGLSAVIGVLLNLILPRTKTEKEADNNANRQ, from the coding sequence ATGGAAAACAAAAAGCAACTCAGCCCCGCGTTAAAAACGGTCGTCGGGGTTCAATTCCTCTTTGTGGCCTTCGGCGCCACCGTTTTGGTACCACTACTCGTCGGACTCGATCCTTCCACCGCACTGTTTACCGCAGGAATAGGGACATTGATCTTTCACCTCGTAACGAAAGGCATGGTCCCTATTTTTTTGGGCAGCAGCTTCGCCTTCATCGCACCGATCCTCAAAGCCACCGAGCTCTACGGACTGCCCGGCACCCTCTCGGGACTGATCGCCGTGGGTGCGGTCTACTTCCTGATGAGCGCCCTGGTGAAATGGCAGGGGGTGAACCTGATCAAACGACTCTTCCCGCCTGTGGTGATCGGTCCCGTGATCATGCTGATCGGCCTCTCACTCGCCGGCACAGGGGTCAACATGGCCTCTGAGGACTGGCTCCTGGCCATCATCGCGCTGGTCACCGCCATCGTGGTGAGCATGTATGCCAAGGGTTTATTGAAACTGATCCCCATCTTCGCCGGCATCATCGTCGGCTTCACCGTCGCCGCCATCATGGGACGGGTCGATTTCTCCGGGGTGGCGGCCGCTCCCTGGCTGGGATTGCCACAGTTCGTGAAACCGGAGTTCTCATGGGAGGCGATCCTCTTCCTCATCCCCGTAGCCATTGCACCGGTGATTGAGCACGTGGGCGATGTCTTCACCGTGAGCCAGGTGGCCGGCAAGGACTTCGTGAAGACACCCGGACTGCACCGCACCATGTTGGGTGACGGTATCGCCTGCTGCCTGGCGGGACTGATCGGCGGTCCTCCCGTTACCACCTACTCGGAGGTGACCGGTGCCATGGTGCTTACAAAGGTGACCGACCCGGCCGTGATCCGCATCGCCGCCATCACCGGCATCATCTTCTCAATGGTGGCCAAGGTGAGCGCCCTGCTCAAAGCGATCCCCGGTGCCGTGCTGGGAGGTATCATGCTCCTGCTCTTCGGTATGATCGCTGCCACTGGCGTCAACAACATGGTCCAGAACAGAACAGACATGAGCAACTCGCGCAACCTGATCATCGTATCGCTCATCCTCACTACCGGAATCGGCGGCGCCATACTGCAGGTGGGTACCGTCAGCATGACCGGTATCGGCCTCTCTGCCGTGATCGGTGTACTGCTTAACCTGATCCTCCCCCGAACAAAAACTGAGAAGGAGGCGGATAACAACGCCAACAGACAATAA
- a CDS encoding glycoside hydrolase family 9 protein, with protein sequence MKTILTTLFLSLFTLLAAQQPAGTIRLNSLGYLPQQEKEATITADVPTFVVKNAETNETLFSGKTSGPFYQEDTGQEVLMADFSALQRPGSYYLELPDGSRSVTFPLGMIIHSDPFRTAMRGFYLWRCGMAVAGEHNGEHFCTKACHLEDGYLDYLGEKGVQRDGTGGWHDAGDHGKYIVNAGITMGILSMAWEQFQPQIEKIDLQLPETAPGLPPYLQELKWEMDWVLKMQYADGSGRVSHKLTRTNFSGFIMPQDDKEKRYFTEWSSAATVSFAAMTAQAARIFAPYDQAYTDRLLAAARLSYDYLQKHPEEKPFIQGDFQTGGYQTTDPDDRLWAAAELWQTTGEEAYLRDFEQRAAAINYRVDEDWDWGNVANLGMFTYLLSEREGKDKAAEKRIRENALKAADNMVTRARNDAYGRSLVRYYWGCNGSLARQTLNLYVAERLRPENSYRETALTQIAHLFGRNYYNRSYVTGLGINPPKHPHDRRSGADTVEAPWPGYLVGGGHSATDWVDEEESYSHNEIAINWQASLLFALAWMLP encoded by the coding sequence ATGAAAACGATCCTTACAACCTTGTTCCTATCCCTCTTCACCCTGCTCGCCGCACAGCAGCCGGCAGGAACCATCCGCCTCAACTCACTCGGTTACCTGCCACAACAGGAGAAAGAGGCGACCATTACTGCCGATGTTCCCACCTTCGTAGTGAAGAATGCAGAGACAAACGAAACATTATTCAGCGGCAAGACCTCCGGTCCCTTCTATCAGGAGGATACAGGGCAGGAGGTGTTAATGGCCGACTTCTCCGCACTGCAGCGCCCGGGCAGCTACTACCTCGAGTTGCCGGACGGAAGCCGCTCCGTTACCTTCCCCCTGGGTATGATCATCCATAGTGATCCTTTTCGTACCGCCATGCGGGGCTTCTACCTCTGGCGCTGCGGCATGGCCGTAGCTGGTGAACACAATGGCGAACACTTCTGCACCAAAGCGTGTCACCTGGAGGATGGCTACCTCGACTACCTCGGAGAGAAAGGAGTGCAGCGCGACGGCACCGGCGGCTGGCACGACGCAGGCGACCACGGCAAGTACATTGTCAATGCCGGCATCACCATGGGCATCCTCTCAATGGCCTGGGAGCAGTTCCAACCACAGATAGAGAAGATCGACCTGCAGCTGCCGGAGACCGCACCCGGTCTGCCCCCCTACCTGCAGGAGCTGAAGTGGGAGATGGACTGGGTACTCAAGATGCAATACGCCGACGGCAGCGGACGGGTGTCGCACAAGCTCACCCGAACCAATTTCTCCGGCTTTATCATGCCACAGGATGACAAAGAGAAGCGCTACTTCACCGAATGGAGTTCGGCCGCAACCGTCTCCTTCGCGGCGATGACCGCACAGGCGGCGCGCATCTTCGCACCTTACGACCAGGCTTATACCGACAGGCTGCTGGCAGCGGCAAGGCTCAGCTACGACTACCTGCAAAAGCACCCCGAAGAGAAGCCCTTCATACAGGGCGACTTCCAGACAGGTGGCTACCAGACCACCGATCCGGATGACAGGCTCTGGGCTGCTGCCGAGCTGTGGCAGACCACCGGCGAGGAGGCTTACCTGCGTGACTTCGAACAGCGGGCAGCAGCAATCAACTACCGGGTGGATGAGGACTGGGACTGGGGCAACGTGGCCAACCTGGGTATGTTCACCTACCTCCTTTCAGAACGGGAGGGGAAGGATAAAGCTGCCGAAAAGCGTATCCGGGAAAACGCGCTGAAAGCTGCCGACAACATGGTGACACGCGCCCGCAACGATGCCTATGGACGATCGCTGGTGCGCTACTACTGGGGTTGTAACGGTAGCCTGGCACGACAGACACTCAACCTCTACGTGGCAGAGAGGCTACGGCCGGAAAACAGTTACCGTGAGACGGCGCTCACACAGATCGCACACCTCTTCGGACGAAACTACTACAACCGTTCCTATGTGACCGGACTGGGCATCAACCCGCCCAAGCATCCGCACGACAGGCGCTCGGGTGCCGACACGGTGGAGGCACCCTGGCCCGGCTACCTGGTGGGCGGCGGTCACAGTGCCACCGACTGGGTGGATGAGGAGGAGAGCTACTCGCACAACGAGATCGCCATCAACTGGCAGGCATCCCTCCTCTTCGCCCTAGCATGGATGCTTCCCTGA